A region of Paenibacillus sp. JNUCC-31 DNA encodes the following proteins:
- a CDS encoding DUF4153 domain-containing protein produces MIDKIMASPNRALITLLSALMLAIIHQYLFYGKEPGVSYPIFVILFYGFMFLFARDRIRPLTMINAFVAGVVLMLALTFLLYDNKPLRILNFLVVPGLIILHMTYLVGRKQRQWWNIGLIGTALDHMLPQSIRHWGTVASIVVKTGGRGLGKTKKTVAFKVFIGLIASVPILIVVVALLSSADGIFNQYLSGFPEWLNQLTLTPGLPRVIWILIAGVLLFSYVWGFVQPLQYEAEKRENAHWKNGAASAVIPRDHTLEAPPVNPIVEGKVTNQITAEVPPYTQAHRKPFKLDPIIVGTMLLVINCVYVLFVLVQFSYLFGAGEGHLPSDLSYAEYARSGFVELILVTGINFFILIIALQFTRSSGKIGSIVHQVLLFVLVGCSAIMLYSAFIRLNLYEQAYGYTYIRFLVHAFMIFLALLLLIAALRIRYTSIPLIRWYIVLSLTAYVTVNYVGMDKRIAELNIARYHQTGIIDASYLASLSADAVPLLREFAQREYPNLKREMLDRQANFDLGEAESSWTSFNTARHRAKLELSKWRME; encoded by the coding sequence ATGATTGATAAAATAATGGCTTCACCCAACCGTGCTTTAATTACGCTGCTATCCGCACTAATGTTAGCAATCATTCATCAGTATTTGTTCTATGGCAAGGAGCCTGGTGTTTCTTATCCCATCTTTGTTATCCTCTTTTATGGCTTTATGTTCTTGTTTGCCAGAGACCGCATACGGCCATTGACCATGATTAATGCTTTTGTGGCTGGGGTGGTGCTGATGCTGGCGCTGACGTTTCTGTTATACGACAATAAACCGCTGCGAATACTTAATTTCCTGGTCGTACCAGGGCTTATTATCTTACATATGACTTATCTAGTCGGCAGAAAGCAGAGACAATGGTGGAATATTGGATTGATTGGTACCGCATTGGACCATATGCTACCACAATCCATCCGCCATTGGGGAACTGTTGCAAGTATTGTGGTGAAAACAGGAGGGCGGGGATTAGGCAAAACAAAGAAAACGGTTGCTTTCAAAGTATTCATTGGCCTTATAGCATCCGTTCCGATCCTCATCGTGGTCGTAGCACTGCTCTCCTCTGCAGATGGGATTTTTAATCAGTATTTATCTGGTTTTCCGGAATGGTTAAATCAACTGACACTGACACCAGGGTTGCCGAGAGTGATCTGGATTCTCATTGCGGGCGTTTTATTGTTCAGTTACGTATGGGGATTCGTGCAGCCGCTGCAATATGAAGCGGAGAAAAGAGAGAATGCACATTGGAAAAATGGAGCAGCATCCGCGGTTATTCCGCGGGATCATACGCTTGAAGCCCCTCCTGTGAACCCTATTGTCGAGGGTAAAGTTACGAATCAGATCACGGCCGAGGTACCACCCTACACGCAGGCTCATCGGAAACCATTCAAATTGGACCCGATCATAGTGGGTACGATGCTGCTGGTCATTAACTGTGTGTATGTTCTGTTTGTGCTTGTGCAATTTTCTTATCTTTTTGGAGCGGGTGAGGGGCATCTTCCGTCAGACTTGTCTTATGCGGAGTATGCAAGAAGTGGATTTGTGGAGCTGATCCTGGTAACAGGCATTAATTTTTTCATCCTGATCATCGCTCTTCAGTTCACGCGTTCAAGCGGCAAAATAGGTTCTATTGTGCATCAGGTGCTTCTCTTTGTCCTGGTGGGTTGTTCCGCAATCATGCTGTACTCGGCGTTTATACGTCTCAACCTTTATGAACAGGCTTACGGATATACCTACATTCGATTTCTCGTACATGCATTTATGATTTTTCTGGCTTTGCTGCTGCTTATTGCCGCTCTTCGAATCCGTTATACATCCATACCGTTGATCCGCTGGTATATTGTACTGTCCCTTACAGCCTATGTGACAGTCAACTATGTGGGTATGGATAAGCGGATTGCGGAGCTCAATATTGCACGATATCATCAGACAGGCATTATTGATGCATCCTACTTGGCAAGTTTATCTGCAGATGCCGTTCCTCTACTACGAGAGTTTGCCCAGAGGGAGTACCCGAATCTGAAAAGGGAAATGTTGGATCGTCAAGCCAACTTCGACTTGGGTGAAGCAGAGAGTTCATGGACTTCTTTTAATACGGCAAGACATAGAGCTAAGCTAGAATTGTCCAAATGGAGAATGGAATGA
- the yidC gene encoding membrane protein insertase YidC translates to MEHKTSKGFTFTSGKGRIYGLIAILFAVMLLAGCSNNVSEINSSTPGFFNHYVVFPLSYLIQHIATIFNGSYGVAIIVITLVIRLALLPLMMRQAKSQQGTRVIMNAMKPEMDALKKKYEGKNDPADKQKLSQETMELYKKHKFNPLNIGCLPMLIQLPILSGIYTAIRLTPELSSHSFLWFKLGAPDYVLAVVVAVIYLIQAKVSQANMAPEQRKQFAIMGYISPLMMAFFSLSAPAAMPLYWTIGGSFLVLQTLLFRKLYPVEHPQEPVAVQVKNKNIKPAKPAKS, encoded by the coding sequence ATGGAACATAAGACAAGCAAGGGGTTCACTTTTACATCTGGCAAGGGACGGATCTATGGCCTGATTGCAATTCTTTTTGCAGTTATGCTACTGGCTGGATGCAGTAACAACGTCTCAGAGATTAATTCATCAACACCAGGGTTCTTTAACCATTATGTTGTATTTCCACTGTCGTATCTCATTCAGCACATCGCAACGATATTTAATGGAAGTTATGGGGTAGCCATTATTGTGATCACCCTCGTTATCCGTCTTGCGTTGTTGCCATTGATGATGCGACAAGCCAAATCTCAGCAAGGTACCCGAGTGATCATGAATGCCATGAAGCCGGAGATGGATGCGCTTAAGAAAAAGTATGAGGGCAAAAACGATCCGGCCGACAAGCAGAAGCTTTCGCAGGAAACGATGGAGCTGTACAAGAAGCACAAGTTCAACCCACTGAATATTGGATGCTTGCCAATGCTAATTCAGTTGCCCATTTTGTCAGGTATCTACACTGCTATCCGGCTTACGCCGGAGCTGTCATCCCACTCCTTTCTGTGGTTCAAATTGGGAGCGCCTGACTATGTGCTTGCAGTGGTGGTAGCCGTAATTTATCTGATTCAAGCCAAAGTTTCGCAAGCCAATATGGCGCCAGAACAGCGAAAACAGTTCGCAATCATGGGATATATCTCTCCTTTGATGATGGCCTTTTTCTCTCTTTCGGCACCGGCAGCGATGCCGCTGTATTGGACGATTGGCGGTTCATTCCTAGTCTTGCAGACGTTATTGTTCCGCAAATTGTATCCGGTTGAACATCCGCAAGAGCCCGTGGCTGTGCAGGTAAAGAACAAAAACATCAAACCTGCGAAGCCCGCTAAGTCCTAA
- a CDS encoding ABC transporter substrate-binding protein yields MKLHQQYLLLHSQFGQLVEHEVTLSDLAELLECTHRNTLTIVKKMIAQDWIRWVSQRGRGRRSTLTLLVPADQIAAEYMMQAMNRRELQLAAEQVGAYSSSTTMQDHLNQWLLGYSGHHTEAGSHYERIDTLRLPIRQQLHALDPLFINLLAESFVTSHVFDGLVQRNEHGEIVPCLSHTWDVSSDRKTWFFYLRKGISFHNGHLLTAADVVYTFERLQSTERRTLYRDVSKQILSLEATDPLTVCFKLKAPHELFLPFLSTSRAAIVSQATYRQHKDGNKEPDVPNTMQKPIGTGPFKVTTWDDQLCRLEAFPVYFQGRAHLDRVDILQIPWSAPAHLDESQEFESPFVHLVHNPSAGAGADWAQISAGVMVHKLLTCNTQKTGPLNDPEVRRYIQSCLVGMYRDDANADHPEVMYTDTVNDGAVHPEELSHITKRSWPTSPIPLHIATIAQYRKDAQHVGSILDRYGFSCTVRTGTMEEFKGNLRLESDLILFSLIRDRDEELRRYDLYLTLSEHLEDTSRKRVQEMLQNVVASQVSADRTAELDRIERFLVQQSLLFHFSEKPVETAYLPSVRGLSFNSQGWVNLRHIWFP; encoded by the coding sequence TTGAAATTACATCAGCAATATTTACTGCTCCATAGCCAGTTTGGTCAACTTGTAGAGCATGAAGTAACGCTTTCTGACCTTGCGGAACTGCTTGAGTGTACACACCGTAACACATTAACGATCGTCAAAAAAATGATTGCCCAAGACTGGATACGGTGGGTGTCCCAGCGCGGACGTGGACGGCGTTCTACGCTGACCCTGCTTGTTCCGGCTGATCAAATTGCTGCAGAATACATGATGCAGGCCATGAATCGCCGCGAGTTGCAGCTAGCCGCCGAACAGGTTGGTGCTTATTCTAGTTCTACGACAATGCAGGATCACCTAAACCAGTGGCTGCTTGGTTATTCTGGACACCATACGGAAGCTGGTAGCCATTATGAGCGAATTGATACGCTCAGGTTACCGATCCGCCAACAACTGCATGCGCTTGATCCTCTTTTTATCAATTTGCTGGCAGAATCTTTTGTCACCAGTCATGTGTTCGACGGGCTGGTTCAACGTAATGAACATGGAGAGATTGTTCCTTGTCTGTCTCATACCTGGGATGTCAGTTCAGACCGGAAAACATGGTTCTTTTATTTGCGTAAAGGTATTTCTTTTCACAATGGGCACCTGCTGACAGCCGCGGACGTGGTGTATACATTTGAACGACTGCAATCCACAGAACGGCGGACATTATATCGCGATGTGAGCAAACAAATTCTATCGCTTGAAGCAACAGATCCCTTGACCGTTTGTTTCAAACTCAAAGCCCCTCACGAATTGTTTTTGCCCTTTCTTTCTACGAGCCGTGCAGCGATTGTTTCACAAGCCACGTACAGGCAACATAAAGATGGAAACAAGGAACCAGATGTACCGAATACCATGCAAAAGCCTATAGGAACCGGGCCTTTCAAGGTTACAACCTGGGATGATCAGCTGTGCAGACTTGAAGCTTTTCCAGTGTATTTTCAAGGCAGAGCGCATCTGGACCGAGTAGATATTCTACAAATTCCGTGGAGTGCTCCTGCACATTTGGATGAAAGCCAGGAATTTGAGTCTCCCTTCGTTCACCTTGTGCATAATCCATCTGCGGGTGCTGGTGCAGACTGGGCACAGATTAGCGCAGGTGTGATGGTTCACAAATTGCTTACTTGTAATACGCAAAAAACCGGACCGTTAAACGATCCGGAAGTAAGAAGGTACATTCAGTCTTGCCTTGTTGGAATGTATAGAGATGACGCGAATGCAGATCATCCGGAGGTCATGTATACTGATACCGTGAATGACGGGGCGGTACACCCTGAGGAATTGAGCCATATAACTAAACGATCCTGGCCCACTAGTCCCATCCCCTTGCATATTGCAACGATCGCACAATATCGTAAGGATGCCCAACATGTAGGGTCGATCCTCGATCGTTACGGCTTCTCCTGTACCGTTCGCACAGGTACGATGGAGGAGTTCAAAGGGAACCTGAGACTGGAATCCGATCTGATTCTCTTCTCCCTGATTCGTGACCGGGACGAAGAATTGCGCAGATACGATCTTTATCTGACTTTATCGGAGCATCTGGAGGACACTTCCAGGAAAAGGGTACAGGAAATGCTGCAAAATGTTGTTGCTTCTCAAGTATCCGCAGACCGAACTGCCGAACTGGATCGGATCGAACGATTTCTGGTGCAGCAGAGTCTATTGTTCCATTTTTCTGAAAAGCCTGTGGAGACTGCCTACCTGCCTTCCGTTCGCGGCCTCTCCTTTAACAGTCAGGGTTGGGTAAATCTCCGTCACATCTGGTTCCCGTGA
- a CDS encoding FtsW/RodA/SpoVE family cell cycle protein, with product MTDRHEKIKHYLDQMCIQVKAREVHTDLRDELGNHMEEMMLDKEQEGLSPEEAAAYAIEQMGDPAVVGKSMHRLHRYRMHWGLLVGLIGLATVSLLLMWIFTTNVTVKIYQELYSNHVIYTVMGFIFMLFLIYFDYRKFKEAAWWIYILLNAMLWINPVLSSTYNGINRFWVLPFGFVLDVTTVSMWVLPLTIGAIMMDKLRSNCNLQSILAYIAMVTLPVVLLFQISDWVRMFLFGTMSIILFGWLTRKWLYTAMGAVITGSIFVLLLFFMDQYGRLERLSVVLNLQDDPYGDGYTNNSIIEVIRSAGWWGNGINTTFDMFKTGYKDYPGVLLIDVFGWSAGILLLVGIIWFVASMVKILPRIRDDFGRMIMVSITAMFAMQILYSLALTTGKAPILSISFPFIGYGNHLIFDYAMLGLLLGVYRRRIPYPRKMKKCGRRWMLAQ from the coding sequence ATGACGGATCGGCATGAGAAGATTAAACATTATCTTGATCAAATGTGTATTCAGGTAAAGGCACGTGAAGTACATACGGATCTGCGTGATGAGCTTGGTAACCATATGGAAGAAATGATGCTGGACAAGGAGCAAGAGGGACTGAGCCCAGAGGAGGCAGCTGCATACGCCATTGAGCAGATGGGTGATCCCGCAGTGGTGGGCAAAAGTATGCACAGATTGCATCGTTATCGTATGCATTGGGGGCTGTTAGTTGGATTAATTGGTTTGGCTACAGTAAGCCTGTTGTTAATGTGGATTTTTACGACCAATGTTACAGTGAAAATATATCAGGAACTATATAGCAATCACGTAATATACACTGTTATGGGTTTTATATTCATGTTGTTCCTTATTTACTTTGATTATCGAAAATTTAAAGAAGCGGCATGGTGGATCTATATTCTGCTTAATGCCATGCTGTGGATCAATCCAGTGCTATCTTCAACTTACAATGGTATAAATAGGTTTTGGGTGTTACCATTCGGCTTTGTGCTAGATGTGACGACGGTTTCAATGTGGGTTCTACCACTTACAATTGGCGCAATTATGATGGACAAGCTTCGTTCCAATTGTAATTTGCAATCCATATTGGCCTACATTGCAATGGTAACGTTACCAGTAGTGCTATTGTTTCAAATATCGGACTGGGTTCGCATGTTTCTGTTTGGCACAATGTCCATTATTTTATTTGGCTGGCTCACGCGAAAATGGCTTTATACAGCCATGGGTGCTGTTATAACAGGAAGCATTTTTGTACTGTTATTGTTTTTTATGGATCAATACGGACGGCTGGAGAGGCTGTCTGTCGTTTTGAATCTACAGGATGACCCTTATGGGGATGGTTATACCAACAATTCCATTATTGAAGTTATTCGATCAGCGGGCTGGTGGGGGAATGGGATTAATACAACGTTCGACATGTTTAAAACGGGCTATAAGGATTACCCAGGTGTGCTGCTCATTGATGTGTTTGGCTGGTCAGCCGGGATACTGTTATTGGTGGGTATCATCTGGTTTGTTGCCAGTATGGTGAAGATACTTCCTCGTATCCGGGATGATTTTGGTCGTATGATTATGGTCAGTATCACCGCTATGTTTGCAATGCAAATCCTCTATTCGTTGGCGCTGACCACAGGCAAAGCTCCGATTCTTAGTATTTCTTTTCCTTTTATTGGATACGGGAATCACTTGATATTTGATTACGCCATGCTCGGTTTACTTCTCGGTGTGTACCGCCGAAGGATACCATATCCACGAAAAATGAAAAAATGCGGCAGAAGGTGGATGCTGGCCCAATGA
- a CDS encoding class I SAM-dependent methyltransferase, giving the protein MDHNQPSMSWDTADEKRYEQSIALKIPGYSHMHDLMERLLAVSITDNNQAKILIVGAGGGKEIALLGTRHTGWTFTGVDPSQLMLQLAERRVQEAGINARVQLKSMMLEALPEDEVYDGAKSMLMLHFIQGIESKRRFLSNLAARLKPGAPLIIAAVNADLHSPVYPTIMQAWQDYMLSNGIQLEEWEQFAASLGRESDPISSEQMIGLMKECGFSHITRYFGAFWVEGYYAKRD; this is encoded by the coding sequence ATGGACCACAATCAACCATCTATGAGCTGGGATACGGCGGATGAAAAACGTTACGAACAATCGATAGCCCTGAAAATTCCGGGTTATTCTCATATGCATGATCTGATGGAGCGACTGCTTGCAGTTTCTATCACAGATAACAACCAAGCTAAAATACTAATTGTCGGAGCAGGTGGAGGTAAGGAAATAGCTCTGCTTGGAACCCGCCATACGGGATGGACGTTTACAGGAGTAGATCCTTCCCAGCTGATGCTTCAGTTAGCAGAGAGAAGAGTCCAGGAAGCGGGTATCAACGCCAGAGTGCAACTTAAATCCATGATGCTTGAAGCGTTGCCGGAAGATGAGGTCTACGACGGGGCGAAAAGTATGCTAATGCTGCATTTTATTCAGGGGATCGAGTCCAAAAGACGGTTTCTGTCCAATCTAGCGGCTAGACTCAAGCCTGGGGCGCCACTCATTATTGCAGCAGTGAATGCCGATCTTCATTCGCCTGTATATCCAACCATAATGCAAGCCTGGCAGGATTACATGTTAAGTAATGGGATTCAGCTTGAAGAATGGGAGCAGTTTGCAGCTTCCCTTGGCCGAGAATCGGATCCTATCTCATCTGAACAAATGATTGGGCTGATGAAAGAATGCGGGTTTTCGCACATTACACGTTATTTCGGAGCATTTTGGGTGGAGGGATATTATGCGAAACGAGACTAA
- a CDS encoding IS1182 family transposase, with the protein MYIQYTMDQLFLPMDLETDIPENHLVRVVNEAVNRLSDSIFNAAYPGGGRHSYHPKMLTKIIIYAYTQRIYSSRQIAKAVRENIMFMWLTGRQKPDFRTINRFRSERMKEVLETVFTHVLELLVQEQYVSLDHYFLDGTKLEANANRYTFVWKKAVVKHQAKLQEKVHTLFQAIEEAENDEDALHTGTDLPELGEASALTAEKLEQSVKQLEEKLSEKNKNKTLKKVVRQLRKDLLPRLQKYEYQIQTAGERGSYSKTDPDATFMRMKEDHMRNGQLKPGYNVQIGTENQFVLGYSVHQRPTDTKCLKPHLDHLEETLGQRPKTVIADAGYGSEENYSYLEEKNIQAIVKYGTYHKEKTRAFQQAIGKVDNWSYNETLDTWTCTAGQTLPFRYESRTVTESGYTIRTRHYRSEGCSQCPLKATCTKAQGDREIAISLPYMRQKNEMRERLRSEEGYTLSVRRMIEPESVFGQMKNNRGFRRFLLRGLQKVSLEVGWLCLAHNLLKKAAMTEKRKRDKAG; encoded by the coding sequence TTGTACATTCAATATACCATGGATCAACTTTTCTTGCCAATGGATTTGGAGACAGATATCCCTGAAAATCACCTCGTGCGTGTCGTGAATGAGGCAGTTAACCGCCTGAGCGACTCCATTTTCAACGCTGCATACCCTGGCGGTGGACGCCACAGCTATCATCCCAAAATGCTCACCAAAATCATCATCTACGCCTACACCCAGCGCATCTATTCTTCCCGGCAAATCGCCAAGGCGGTTCGCGAAAATATCATGTTCATGTGGCTCACCGGGCGGCAAAAACCCGACTTCCGTACCATTAATCGTTTCCGTTCGGAGCGGATGAAAGAGGTATTGGAAACCGTGTTTACCCATGTGCTGGAGCTACTGGTTCAGGAGCAATATGTGTCGTTGGATCACTATTTTCTGGACGGAACCAAGCTGGAAGCGAATGCCAATCGTTACACCTTTGTGTGGAAAAAAGCCGTCGTCAAGCATCAGGCTAAGTTACAAGAAAAAGTACATACCCTATTTCAAGCCATCGAAGAGGCGGAAAACGACGAGGATGCCCTCCACACCGGAACCGACCTGCCTGAACTTGGCGAAGCCTCGGCTCTCACGGCGGAAAAGCTGGAGCAATCCGTCAAGCAATTGGAGGAAAAGCTAAGCGAAAAAAACAAGAACAAAACGCTCAAGAAAGTCGTGCGTCAGTTGCGGAAGGACTTGCTACCCCGGCTGCAAAAATATGAATATCAGATCCAAACCGCCGGTGAGCGGGGCAGCTACAGCAAAACTGATCCGGATGCGACGTTCATGCGAATGAAAGAGGACCACATGCGAAACGGTCAACTGAAGCCTGGATACAATGTACAGATCGGAACAGAAAATCAGTTTGTTTTGGGCTACAGCGTACACCAGCGACCTACGGATACCAAATGTCTGAAACCCCATCTGGATCATCTGGAAGAAACGCTTGGCCAAAGACCGAAGACCGTCATTGCCGATGCCGGGTATGGCAGCGAAGAGAATTACAGCTATTTGGAAGAGAAAAACATTCAGGCCATCGTCAAATATGGGACATACCACAAAGAAAAAACAAGGGCTTTTCAGCAAGCCATCGGTAAAGTGGATAACTGGAGCTACAACGAAACGTTAGATACGTGGACCTGTACGGCGGGACAAACGTTACCTTTTCGGTATGAAAGCCGGACGGTGACGGAGAGTGGCTACACGATTCGGACACGTCATTATCGAAGTGAGGGTTGTAGCCAGTGCCCCTTGAAAGCTACATGTACCAAGGCCCAAGGTGACCGGGAGATTGCGATCAGCCTGCCCTACATGCGGCAAAAAAACGAGATGCGAGAACGCCTCCGTAGCGAGGAAGGATACACGCTGTCGGTTCGGCGCATGATTGAGCCTGAAAGTGTGTTTGGGCAAATGAAAAACAATCGGGGATTCCGAAGATTCCTGCTTCGTGGCTTGCAAAAAGTAAGCTTGGAGGTCGGGTGGCTTTGCCTTGCCCACAACCTGCTCAAAAAAGCCGCAATGACGGAAAAACGCAAACGGGACAAAGCAGGATGA
- a CDS encoding helix-turn-helix transcriptional regulator, whose translation MTSRMERNQRVITSLEKGTWTSRTYREAVLKQIQNIVPYDAYCFTTVDPQTLLSTGAVTEDGIEAIHDRLFVNEYMEEDIHKYADLIRSGEYTAILHASISGNPVSSARYHNILQPAGFGDELRAVLVSGGACWGYLTLYRKTEQPLFTEEERLSIQAWTPSIASMLRSTSLTLVDEIKSGSPTDPGIMITSDAFELLSVNAPAQYWLSQLRLLEHVGPDVLPRPVRAVSSHLQRQIRTDSDLMVAQEPILHSPSKVCIQLLDGRYLVIHASRMQQFSGPDQIAIRLEQAMPQDLLPILAESHGLSIRERELLGYVLRSYSSKEIAEAMHISAYTVQDHLKSIFAKTDVSSRRELIWYFVSRFQLSDEPAI comes from the coding sequence ATGACATCACGTATGGAACGGAACCAGCGAGTCATTACTTCTCTCGAAAAAGGAACCTGGACATCTCGCACCTACCGGGAAGCTGTACTAAAACAAATTCAGAATATCGTTCCCTATGACGCGTATTGCTTCACAACGGTTGATCCACAGACTCTTCTCTCAACGGGTGCCGTGACGGAAGACGGCATTGAAGCCATCCATGATCGACTTTTCGTTAATGAATACATGGAAGAAGACATACATAAGTATGCTGATCTAATCCGCAGCGGTGAGTATACAGCGATCCTTCATGCATCAATAAGCGGAAACCCAGTATCCAGCGCTCGATATCATAACATTCTTCAACCCGCAGGTTTCGGTGATGAACTTCGGGCTGTACTGGTCAGTGGCGGAGCCTGTTGGGGGTATCTGACCCTATATCGCAAGACGGAACAACCCTTATTCACGGAAGAGGAGCGACTGAGCATTCAGGCCTGGACTCCTTCTATTGCATCGATGTTACGATCCACAAGTCTGACTCTGGTGGACGAGATTAAGAGCGGAAGTCCCACGGACCCAGGTATTATGATCACATCGGACGCTTTCGAACTGTTATCCGTGAACGCTCCTGCTCAGTATTGGCTATCGCAATTACGTTTACTGGAGCATGTGGGACCAGATGTATTGCCACGCCCAGTCCGGGCAGTCAGTTCGCATTTACAGCGTCAGATTCGTACAGATTCCGACCTGATGGTTGCGCAAGAACCTATCCTTCATTCGCCTTCCAAAGTTTGCATTCAACTCCTGGATGGCCGTTACCTTGTGATTCATGCCAGCCGCATGCAACAGTTTTCAGGTCCGGATCAGATTGCAATCAGGCTTGAACAGGCTATGCCGCAGGACTTACTGCCTATACTCGCCGAGAGTCATGGGTTGTCCATTCGGGAACGGGAACTATTGGGTTACGTGCTGCGCAGTTATTCTTCCAAAGAAATTGCGGAAGCGATGCATATATCAGCCTACACGGTACAGGATCATTTAAAATCCATTTTTGCCAAAACAGACGTATCCTCCCGCCGTGAGCTAATCTGGTATTTTGTATCCCGTTTCCAGTTGTCTGATGAACCAGCTATTTGA
- a CDS encoding saccharopine dehydrogenase family protein, whose protein sequence is MRNETKTDSVKDQIWVVGGYGQVGQMICTQLGGLFPGKVWAAGTRMNRAEEFSRSTGGIVQPLQLDVRKAIDPIVLQSVKLVVMCVDQTDTRFVEACAKAGTDYIDISANYDFLGQVEQLHSKMQRSKATAMLSVGLSPGVTNLLVREAGAHMEQVDKADITVMLGLGEKHGKAAVEWTVDQMNATYQVMKKGKPVEVQSFHDGKWIDFGADLGCRKAYRFNFSDQHVVARTLRIPTVSTRLCLDSRWMTRSMAISKRIGLFKLLHIPSLRNGTVKAFGVIPGGEPKFAVKVDAVGWKKGKQVHVEQLLVGEREADATAAVAAAVAERMYRTELPHGVYHIEQCLSLQHIQEALRFPLKITTKIT, encoded by the coding sequence ATGCGAAACGAGACTAAAACAGATTCTGTGAAAGACCAGATTTGGGTTGTTGGCGGATATGGTCAGGTGGGGCAAATGATATGTACGCAACTGGGAGGATTGTTTCCTGGCAAGGTATGGGCGGCAGGTACGCGGATGAATCGGGCTGAGGAATTCAGCCGATCTACGGGCGGTATAGTCCAGCCGCTTCAATTGGATGTACGAAAAGCGATTGATCCTATTGTGCTTCAATCGGTCAAGTTGGTGGTCATGTGTGTGGACCAGACGGATACCCGATTTGTCGAGGCTTGTGCGAAAGCAGGGACAGATTATATTGATATTTCAGCCAATTATGACTTTCTGGGTCAGGTCGAACAGCTGCATTCCAAAATGCAGCGTTCCAAAGCAACAGCCATGCTTAGTGTGGGACTGTCGCCTGGTGTGACCAATCTGCTTGTGCGTGAAGCAGGTGCCCATATGGAACAAGTAGACAAAGCGGACATTACCGTTATGCTGGGACTGGGTGAGAAACACGGGAAAGCCGCGGTGGAGTGGACTGTGGATCAGATGAATGCCACCTATCAGGTCATGAAAAAGGGCAAGCCAGTCGAAGTGCAAAGTTTTCACGATGGTAAATGGATTGATTTTGGGGCAGATCTGGGCTGCAGGAAAGCGTATCGGTTTAACTTTTCGGATCAACACGTCGTTGCTCGTACACTTCGTATTCCAACGGTTTCCACTCGGTTATGTCTCGATTCCCGTTGGATGACCAGATCCATGGCCATCTCGAAACGTATTGGGCTGTTCAAACTACTGCATATTCCCTCCCTTCGTAATGGTACGGTCAAGGCTTTTGGGGTTATTCCCGGAGGGGAGCCGAAGTTTGCAGTTAAGGTAGATGCAGTGGGATGGAAAAAGGGCAAACAAGTCCATGTCGAGCAGCTGCTGGTTGGCGAACGTGAAGCGGATGCAACAGCAGCAGTTGCGGCGGCAGTAGCGGAGCGAATGTATCGGACGGAACTGCCGCATGGTGTTTATCACATTGAACAATGCCTTTCCTTGCAGCATATTCAGGAAGCACTACGTTTTCCATTGAAAATAACAACGAAGATTACGTAA